From the genome of Brevibacterium sp. JSBI002, one region includes:
- a CDS encoding iron-siderophore ABC transporter substrate-binding protein: MSVPHSRRAVIAGALVALSLTATACGQGSQAAEESGSANFETVKIKHALGEAVIESEPERVVTLGQGSTETAIALGKTPVGMEEYAWGSDDTGYMPWIYEAVKDKGEELPEQFQGDTELDVEAIAELEPDVILAPWSGITAEQYKQLDAIAPTVAYPKQPWTIEWDEQITTIGKALGQEKESEGLVDDIKTQLKEAKREEYKDLTFSYIYNSGPGTLGVFYPTEQRVAMVSALGLTPDPVIEELKKEYDEPGTDSALIGLENADKLNDSDLIFTFYSDEKNKKEIESQGLYANIPAIKSGAVVASEDQAFVTGSSIINPLTVPWTLERYVPMIDKAVKKIDK, from the coding sequence ATGTCAGTTCCGCACAGCCGCCGGGCCGTCATCGCCGGAGCGCTCGTCGCGCTCTCGCTCACCGCCACCGCCTGCGGGCAGGGATCCCAGGCCGCAGAGGAGTCCGGGTCCGCGAATTTCGAGACCGTGAAGATCAAGCACGCACTCGGTGAGGCGGTCATCGAGTCCGAGCCCGAGCGCGTCGTCACCCTCGGTCAGGGATCGACGGAGACCGCGATCGCTTTGGGCAAGACTCCGGTCGGCATGGAGGAATACGCCTGGGGATCCGACGACACCGGCTACATGCCGTGGATCTACGAAGCTGTGAAGGACAAGGGTGAGGAGCTGCCGGAGCAGTTCCAGGGCGATACCGAACTCGACGTCGAGGCCATCGCCGAGCTCGAACCCGACGTCATCCTCGCTCCCTGGTCCGGAATCACGGCCGAGCAGTACAAGCAGCTCGACGCCATCGCCCCGACCGTCGCCTACCCGAAGCAGCCGTGGACCATCGAATGGGATGAGCAGATCACCACGATCGGCAAGGCGCTCGGTCAGGAGAAGGAATCCGAAGGGCTCGTCGACGACATCAAGACGCAGCTGAAAGAGGCGAAGCGAGAGGAGTACAAGGACCTCACGTTCTCCTATATCTACAACTCCGGCCCCGGCACCCTCGGCGTCTTCTATCCCACCGAGCAGCGCGTGGCGATGGTCTCCGCGCTCGGACTGACTCCGGACCCGGTCATCGAGGAGCTGAAGAAGGAGTACGACGAGCCGGGAACGGATTCTGCTCTCATCGGTCTGGAGAACGCGGACAAGCTCAACGACTCGGACCTCATCTTCACCTTCTACTCCGATGAGAAGAACAAGAAGGAGATCGAATCGCAGGGACTGTACGCGAACATTCCGGCCATCAAGTCCGGAGCCGTCGTGGCCTCGGAAGACCAGGCCTTCGTCACCGGATCCTCGATCATCAACCCGCTCACCGTCCCGTGGACGTTGGAGCGCTATGTGCCGATGATCGACAAGGCCGTGAAGAAGATCGACAAGTAA
- a CDS encoding Ig-like domain-containing protein, with the protein MSTKIQGAIAALSALALLTACTPSSDDPDATRNGANKTAEAAADPVFRVGAITTEAAESASESTPTAEPSDGATSTAEPSQSTDAATSLPGAEDFGEVTESGDEIDLEAGQRIGISVENADLSDISVTEEAHPRIAHDPGTFFDASGTALESDEEAQAGSSTPTSTESEPTDGESKGSDSEKENNAEAVSAPDESAAWISTYGLVADSEYTVKATATTADGDEVDLNATIAVGASDGQPMSVRTTLADDQTVGVAAPIMLNFGSTVSEDFRDDVERRLSVKVTDENGKERKVEGSWGWLYDDPQSRLHFRPKEFWPAHSKVSVDVPLKDVPTSENSVGQNDLTLDFEIGRKQVTTANVKTHRMTVTRDGKQVMDFPASLGAPKSPSYNGTHVVMSKAADYTMTSERWGYETDVQWAVRIHNNGEFIHAAPWSAGVQGSQNVSHGCINLTAERAKQYYDSAIFGDPVEVTGSHVSLSTNDSDISDWVYSWDEWKKLSALD; encoded by the coding sequence TTGTCCACGAAGATCCAAGGGGCCATTGCCGCCCTCTCGGCACTGGCCCTGCTCACGGCGTGCACGCCGTCGAGCGACGATCCCGACGCGACCCGCAACGGCGCGAACAAGACCGCCGAGGCAGCCGCGGATCCCGTATTCCGCGTCGGAGCCATCACCACCGAGGCCGCAGAATCCGCGTCCGAATCGACGCCGACCGCGGAGCCCAGCGACGGTGCAACTTCCACTGCTGAACCGAGCCAGTCCACCGATGCGGCCACGTCGCTGCCCGGCGCCGAGGACTTCGGCGAAGTGACCGAATCCGGCGACGAGATCGACCTGGAAGCCGGCCAGCGGATCGGCATCTCCGTCGAGAACGCCGACCTCAGTGACATCTCCGTCACCGAGGAGGCCCACCCCCGGATCGCGCACGATCCCGGCACCTTCTTCGATGCGTCCGGCACCGCACTCGAGTCCGACGAGGAGGCCCAGGCCGGTTCGTCGACACCGACCTCCACCGAATCCGAGCCCACCGACGGTGAGTCGAAGGGCAGCGATTCAGAGAAAGAGAACAACGCCGAGGCGGTCTCCGCCCCGGATGAGTCCGCCGCGTGGATCTCGACTTACGGCCTCGTCGCCGACAGCGAATACACCGTGAAAGCCACCGCCACCACTGCCGACGGCGACGAAGTCGACCTCAACGCGACGATCGCCGTCGGCGCCAGCGACGGGCAACCGATGTCGGTGCGCACAACGCTCGCAGACGATCAGACCGTCGGCGTCGCCGCCCCCATCATGCTCAACTTCGGCTCCACCGTGTCCGAGGACTTCCGTGACGATGTCGAACGCCGCCTCTCAGTCAAGGTCACCGACGAGAACGGCAAGGAGCGCAAAGTCGAAGGCTCGTGGGGCTGGCTCTATGACGACCCACAGTCACGACTGCACTTCCGTCCGAAGGAATTCTGGCCGGCTCATTCGAAGGTCTCCGTCGACGTTCCGCTCAAGGACGTGCCGACCAGTGAGAACAGCGTGGGCCAGAACGATCTCACCCTCGACTTCGAGATCGGACGCAAGCAGGTCACCACGGCCAACGTGAAGACACATCGAATGACCGTCACCCGTGACGGCAAGCAGGTCATGGACTTCCCGGCTTCCCTCGGCGCGCCGAAGTCCCCCTCGTACAACGGCACGCATGTGGTGATGTCGAAGGCCGCCGACTACACGATGACCTCCGAGCGGTGGGGCTACGAGACCGATGTCCAGTGGGCCGTGCGCATCCACAACAACGGGGAATTCATCCACGCCGCCCCGTGGTCGGCAGGCGTCCAGGGCTCGCAGAACGTCTCGCACGGCTGCATCAACCTCACTGCCGAACGGGCGAAGCAGTACTACGACTCCGCGATCTTCGGTGATCCCGTCGAGGTCACCGGTTCACATGTGAGCCTGTCGACCAACGACAGCGACATCTCGGACTGGGTCTACTCCTGGGATGAATGGAAGAAGCTGAGCGCCCTCGATTGA